In the genome of Plasmodium cynomolgi strain B DNA, scaffold: 1034, whole genome shotgun sequence, the window attcatatttaaaaaaacctatatatgtatatttctaTACAATTactaatttatatattaattataaattttgcGTCCTTAGGAGAGTTAGAAATATCATTTTACTGTAATTAgttctttgcaaaaatgataatattcCTTTATACCTGTCTCACCTTTCCCATCTTTTAAATACGTGtactttataaattttaaaaatatataaagaagaaCGAATATAACAATAATTATTGATAACCCTGAAAAAACAGAATTCACTATTTCGATAATTTCAAGTGTTTCCTTAATAAGTGAACTTAAATATCCACTATTATTTGTATGATATGT includes:
- a CDS encoding hypothetical protein (putative), whose product is FNSPYNFSFIPFLGLILSFFFNEYNPLIQNWCLSTYRAKRTPGDPLKLIESEVVTYHTNNSGYLSSLIKETLEIIEIVNSVFSGLSIIIVIFVLLYIFLKFIKYTYLKDGKGETGIKEYYHFCKELITVK